One Rossellomorea aquimaris DNA window includes the following coding sequences:
- a CDS encoding valine--tRNA ligase yields METQDQQLSMPTKYDPNAIEQGRYKWWLEGKYFEAKNDKEKEPYTIVIPPPNVTGKLHLGHAWDTTLQDILTRMKRMQGYDVLWLPGMDHAGIATQAKVDEKLRNQGISRYDLGREKFVEETWKWKEEYAEHIRQQWSKVGLGLDYSRERFTLDEGLSEAVQKVFVDLYNKGLIYRGEYIINWDPATKTALSDIEVIHQDVQGAFYHMRYPLADGSGHIEIATTRPETMLGDTAVAVHPEDDRYKHLIGKSVTLPIVGREIPIVGDDYVDMEFGSGAVKITPAHDPNDFEIGNRHNLERVLVMNEDGTMNDKADKYQGMDRFKCRKEIVKDLQEAGVLFKIEEHMHSVGHSERSGAVVEPYLSTQWFVKMDPLAEEAVKLQQDENKVNFVPDRFETSYLRWMENTRDWCISRQLWWGHRIPAWYHKETGETYVNNEAPEDIENWTQEEDVLDTWFSSALWPFSTMGWPDLDAEDFKRYYPTNTLVTGYDIIGFWVSRMIFQGLEFTGERPFKDVLIHGLVRDADGRKMSKSLGNGVDPMDVIEKYGADSLRYFLSTGSSPGQDLRFSFEKVESVWNFANKIWNASRFALMNMDGMKYDEIDLSGEKSVADKWILTRLNETIETVTRLADRYEFGEVGRVLYNFIWDDFCDWYIEMAKLPLYGEDEAAKKTTRSILAHVLDNTMRLLHPFMPFITEEIWQNLPHQGESITVAAWPTVQVELTDEAAAEEMKLLVDIIRAVRNVRAEVNTPMSKQINLMLKAKDAHTLTIIEKNKAYIEKFCNPEKLEMGTDLVTPDKAMTAVVTGVDLFLPLEGLINIEEEIARLQKELEKWTKEVSRVQGKLNNEKFVSKAPQNVVDEEKAKEKDYLEKQATVKARIEELKSL; encoded by the coding sequence ATGCTTGGGACACAACGCTGCAAGATATCCTGACTAGAATGAAGCGCATGCAAGGTTACGATGTATTATGGCTGCCGGGTATGGACCATGCCGGGATTGCGACACAGGCGAAAGTGGATGAAAAACTTCGCAATCAAGGCATTTCACGTTATGACTTAGGTCGTGAAAAGTTCGTAGAAGAAACATGGAAATGGAAAGAAGAATATGCTGAGCATATTCGTCAGCAATGGTCTAAGGTTGGATTAGGCCTGGATTATAGCCGTGAACGTTTCACGTTGGACGAGGGCTTATCGGAAGCTGTACAAAAGGTATTTGTAGACCTTTATAACAAAGGCCTGATTTACCGTGGTGAATACATCATCAACTGGGACCCGGCAACGAAAACGGCCCTTTCCGACATTGAGGTCATTCACCAGGATGTACAAGGTGCATTCTATCATATGAGATATCCGTTAGCTGATGGAAGTGGTCACATTGAAATTGCCACAACACGTCCGGAAACGATGCTTGGTGATACGGCCGTTGCGGTTCACCCGGAAGATGATCGCTACAAACATTTAATCGGCAAAAGCGTTACCCTTCCAATCGTGGGACGTGAAATTCCGATCGTAGGAGATGACTACGTTGATATGGAATTCGGTTCCGGTGCAGTGAAAATCACGCCTGCCCATGACCCGAATGATTTCGAAATCGGAAACCGTCATAATTTAGAACGAGTTCTTGTCATGAACGAAGATGGAACCATGAATGACAAGGCGGATAAATACCAAGGCATGGATCGTTTTAAGTGTCGCAAAGAAATTGTAAAGGACCTACAAGAAGCAGGAGTTCTATTCAAGATTGAAGAGCATATGCATTCAGTCGGCCACTCAGAAAGAAGTGGAGCGGTGGTTGAGCCTTATCTTTCGACTCAATGGTTCGTTAAGATGGATCCACTGGCAGAAGAAGCGGTGAAACTTCAGCAGGATGAGAACAAGGTCAACTTCGTCCCAGATCGCTTTGAGACGTCTTATCTGCGCTGGATGGAAAACACGCGTGACTGGTGTATTTCCCGTCAGCTGTGGTGGGGACATCGCATCCCGGCCTGGTATCATAAGGAAACAGGCGAAACCTATGTAAACAACGAAGCACCGGAAGACATTGAAAATTGGACCCAGGAAGAGGATGTACTGGATACATGGTTCAGTTCAGCTCTATGGCCATTTTCAACAATGGGCTGGCCTGATCTGGATGCAGAGGACTTTAAACGCTACTACCCAACCAACACACTTGTGACGGGATATGACATCATCGGTTTCTGGGTATCGCGCATGATCTTCCAAGGGCTGGAGTTCACAGGAGAACGTCCATTTAAAGACGTACTGATTCACGGACTGGTTCGGGATGCAGATGGTCGCAAAATGAGTAAGTCATTAGGTAATGGTGTAGATCCGATGGATGTCATCGAAAAGTACGGTGCCGATTCACTTCGCTACTTCCTATCTACAGGCAGCTCACCGGGGCAGGATTTACGTTTTTCCTTTGAGAAAGTAGAATCTGTTTGGAACTTTGCGAATAAGATCTGGAATGCATCACGCTTCGCTCTTATGAACATGGACGGAATGAAGTATGACGAAATTGATCTTTCCGGTGAAAAATCCGTTGCGGATAAATGGATTCTTACCCGTTTAAATGAAACGATCGAAACCGTGACTCGATTGGCCGATCGTTATGAATTTGGTGAAGTGGGACGCGTTCTTTACAACTTCATCTGGGATGATTTCTGTGATTGGTATATTGAAATGGCGAAATTGCCTCTATATGGCGAGGACGAAGCAGCTAAGAAAACGACCCGTTCGATTCTGGCTCATGTACTCGACAACACAATGAGACTTTTACACCCATTCATGCCGTTTATTACCGAGGAAATATGGCAGAACTTGCCGCATCAAGGCGAATCCATTACGGTGGCTGCATGGCCGACGGTTCAAGTTGAACTTACAGACGAAGCGGCAGCAGAAGAGATGAAGCTGCTCGTAGACATCATTCGTGCCGTACGTAATGTACGTGCAGAGGTTAACACTCCGATGAGCAAGCAGATCAACTTGATGCTGAAGGCAAAAGATGCACACACCCTAACGATCATCGAGAAGAACAAAGCATATATTGAAAAATTCTGTAATCCAGAGAAGCTGGAAATGGGTACAGATTTAGTTACACCGGATAAAGCGATGACGGCGGTTGTAACAGGTGTAGACTTATTCCTTCCATTAGAAGGGTTAATCAACATCGAAGAAGAAATTGCCCGCCTTCAAAAAGAACTGGAGAAATGGACGAAAGAAGTTTCCCGGGTTCAAGGCAAATTAAACAACGAAAAATTTGTGAGCAAGGCGCCTCAAAATGTAGTAGATGAGGAAAAAGCAAAAGAAAAAGATTATTTAGAGAAACAAGCGACTGTTAAAGCAAGAATCGAAGAGCTTAAATCACTATAA